In Salminus brasiliensis chromosome 24, fSalBra1.hap2, whole genome shotgun sequence, one genomic interval encodes:
- the rbpja gene encoding recombination signal binding protein for immunoglobulin kappa J region a isoform X1, protein MAPVVTGKFGELPQPKRLTREAMRNYLKERGDQTVLILHAKVAQKSYGNEKRFFCPPPCVYLMGCGWKKKKEQMEREGCSEQEAQPCAFIGIGNSEQEMQQLNLEGKNFCTAKTLYISDSDKRKHFMLSVKMFYGNSAEIGVFLSKRIKVISKPSKKKQSLKNADCKSSRDVCIASGTKVALFNRLRSQTVSTRYLHVEGGNFHASSQQWGAFYIHLLDDDESEGEEFTVRDGYIHYGQTVKLVCSVTGMALPRLVIRKVDKQTALMDADDPVSQLHKCAFYLKDTERMYLCLSQERIIQFQATPCPKETNKEMINDGASWTIISTDKAEYTFYEGMGPVTLPVTPVPVVESLQLNGGGDVAMLELTGQNFTPNLRVWFGDVEADTMYRCGESVLCVVPDISAFREGWRWVRQPVQVPVTLVRNDGIIYSTALTFTYTPEPGPRPHCSAAGAILRGSSTSSISPSSSSSSSSSSLSSSSASSLLLQSRVDGQAGYQTAGGVSSSSSSSSAMSVS, encoded by the exons ATGGCGCCTGTTGTGACAGG GAAATTTGGGGAGCTTCCTCAGCCAAAGCGCCTCACCAG AGAGGCGATGCGTAACTACCTGAAGGAGAGAGGGGATCAGACAGTGCTCATACTGCATGCAAAAGTCGCACAGAAGTCGTACGGCAACGAGAAAAG GTTCTTCTGCCCGCCGCCATGTGTGTACCTGATGGGCTGTggctggaagaagaagaaggagcagATGGAGAGGGAGGGCTGCTCAGAGCAGGAAGCTCAACCCTGCGCCTTCATCGGCATCGGAAACAGCGAGCAAGAGATGCAACAACTCAACCTGGAAGGGAAG AACTTCTGCACAGCCAAAACGTTGTACATATCAGACTCGGATAAGAGGAAGCACTTCATGCTGTCAGTGAAAATGTTCTACGGGAACAGCGCAGAGATCGGAGTCTTTCTCAGCAAGCGCATCAAGGTCATCTCCAAACCTTCCAAGAAGAAGCAGTCCTTGAAGAACGCAGACTGTAAGTCATCCAGAGATG tgtgtatAGCATCGGGCACTAAAGTGGCCCTGTTTAATCGGTTGCGCTCTCAGACGGTCAGTACGCGGTATCTCCATGTGGAGGGAGGGAACTTCCACGCCAGCTCGCAGCAGTGGGGAGCTTTCTACATCCATCTAT TGGACGATGACGAATCAGAGGGTGAGGAGTTTACGGTGAGGGACGGCTACATCCACTACGGTCAGACCGTCAAACTGGTGTGTTCCGTCACGGGCATGGCACTTCCACGACTG GTCATCCGGAAGGTGGATAAGCAGACGGCACTGATGGATGCTGATGATCCTGTATCTCAGCTGCACAAATGTGCATTCTACCTGAAGGACACGGAGCGCATGTACCTGTGTCTGTCTCAGGAACGCATCATCCAGTTTCAG gcaACTCCCTGCCCCAAAGAGACAAACAAAGAGATGATTAATGACGGAGCGTCATGGACCATCATCAGCACGGATAAAGCAGAATACACCTTTTATGAGGGGATGGGCCCGGTCACACTTCCAGTCACACCTGTGCCTGTCGTAGAAAGCCTACAG CTGAACGGTGGAGGTGATGTGGCCATGCTGGAGCTGACCGGGCAGAACTTCACTCCTAACCTCAGAGTGTGGTTTGGAGATGTGGAGGCGGACACCATGTACAG GTGCGGAGAGAGCGTCCTGTGTGTGGTTCCCGACATCTCAGCGTTCCGCGAGGGCTGGCGCTGGGTCAGGCAGCCGGTGCAGGTCCCGGTCACTCTGGTGCGCAACGACGGCATCATCTACTCCACCGCCCTCACCTTCACATACACACCTGAGCCGGGGCCCCGTCCACACTGCAGTGCAGCGGGGGCCATCCTGAGGGGCAGCAGCACCTCCTCCATTTCTCCGTcgtcatcatcctcctcctcctcgtcttcGTTGTCATCGTCTTCAGCGTCCAGCCTCCTCCTACAGTCCAGAGTGGACGGCCAGGCCGGCTACCAGACAGCCGGCGGCGTGTCTTCCTCGTCCTCTTCCTCCTCGGCCATGTCAGTGTCTTAA
- the rbpja gene encoding recombination signal binding protein for immunoglobulin kappa J region a isoform X2, whose protein sequence is MAPVVTGKFGELPQPKRLTREAMRNYLKERGDQTVLILHAKVAQKSYGNEKRFFCPPPCVYLMGCGWKKKKEQMEREGCSEQEAQPCAFIGIGNSEQEMQQLNLEGKNFCTAKTLYISDSDKRKHFMLSVKMFYGNSAEIGVFLSKRIKVISKPSKKKQSLKNADLCIASGTKVALFNRLRSQTVSTRYLHVEGGNFHASSQQWGAFYIHLLDDDESEGEEFTVRDGYIHYGQTVKLVCSVTGMALPRLVIRKVDKQTALMDADDPVSQLHKCAFYLKDTERMYLCLSQERIIQFQATPCPKETNKEMINDGASWTIISTDKAEYTFYEGMGPVTLPVTPVPVVESLQLNGGGDVAMLELTGQNFTPNLRVWFGDVEADTMYRCGESVLCVVPDISAFREGWRWVRQPVQVPVTLVRNDGIIYSTALTFTYTPEPGPRPHCSAAGAILRGSSTSSISPSSSSSSSSSSLSSSSASSLLLQSRVDGQAGYQTAGGVSSSSSSSSAMSVS, encoded by the exons ATGGCGCCTGTTGTGACAGG GAAATTTGGGGAGCTTCCTCAGCCAAAGCGCCTCACCAG AGAGGCGATGCGTAACTACCTGAAGGAGAGAGGGGATCAGACAGTGCTCATACTGCATGCAAAAGTCGCACAGAAGTCGTACGGCAACGAGAAAAG GTTCTTCTGCCCGCCGCCATGTGTGTACCTGATGGGCTGTggctggaagaagaagaaggagcagATGGAGAGGGAGGGCTGCTCAGAGCAGGAAGCTCAACCCTGCGCCTTCATCGGCATCGGAAACAGCGAGCAAGAGATGCAACAACTCAACCTGGAAGGGAAG AACTTCTGCACAGCCAAAACGTTGTACATATCAGACTCGGATAAGAGGAAGCACTTCATGCTGTCAGTGAAAATGTTCTACGGGAACAGCGCAGAGATCGGAGTCTTTCTCAGCAAGCGCATCAAGGTCATCTCCAAACCTTCCAAGAAGAAGCAGTCCTTGAAGAACGCAGACT tgtgtatAGCATCGGGCACTAAAGTGGCCCTGTTTAATCGGTTGCGCTCTCAGACGGTCAGTACGCGGTATCTCCATGTGGAGGGAGGGAACTTCCACGCCAGCTCGCAGCAGTGGGGAGCTTTCTACATCCATCTAT TGGACGATGACGAATCAGAGGGTGAGGAGTTTACGGTGAGGGACGGCTACATCCACTACGGTCAGACCGTCAAACTGGTGTGTTCCGTCACGGGCATGGCACTTCCACGACTG GTCATCCGGAAGGTGGATAAGCAGACGGCACTGATGGATGCTGATGATCCTGTATCTCAGCTGCACAAATGTGCATTCTACCTGAAGGACACGGAGCGCATGTACCTGTGTCTGTCTCAGGAACGCATCATCCAGTTTCAG gcaACTCCCTGCCCCAAAGAGACAAACAAAGAGATGATTAATGACGGAGCGTCATGGACCATCATCAGCACGGATAAAGCAGAATACACCTTTTATGAGGGGATGGGCCCGGTCACACTTCCAGTCACACCTGTGCCTGTCGTAGAAAGCCTACAG CTGAACGGTGGAGGTGATGTGGCCATGCTGGAGCTGACCGGGCAGAACTTCACTCCTAACCTCAGAGTGTGGTTTGGAGATGTGGAGGCGGACACCATGTACAG GTGCGGAGAGAGCGTCCTGTGTGTGGTTCCCGACATCTCAGCGTTCCGCGAGGGCTGGCGCTGGGTCAGGCAGCCGGTGCAGGTCCCGGTCACTCTGGTGCGCAACGACGGCATCATCTACTCCACCGCCCTCACCTTCACATACACACCTGAGCCGGGGCCCCGTCCACACTGCAGTGCAGCGGGGGCCATCCTGAGGGGCAGCAGCACCTCCTCCATTTCTCCGTcgtcatcatcctcctcctcctcgtcttcGTTGTCATCGTCTTCAGCGTCCAGCCTCCTCCTACAGTCCAGAGTGGACGGCCAGGCCGGCTACCAGACAGCCGGCGGCGTGTCTTCCTCGTCCTCTTCCTCCTCGGCCATGTCAGTGTCTTAA